DNA sequence from the Streptomyces sp. CA-210063 genome:
CCACGTGCTCACCTTCACCGCCACCGCCGGCACATGGCAGCTGACCGCCATGCGCTCCACGGACGGCGGCGCCCCCCGCATCAACGAGCCCGTGGTCCCGGCCGCGGACGCCAAGCTGAGCCGTACGCCGATGGCCGTCATCAACGCCCCGAAGGCGGCCACCACCCGCAACCCCGCGGCCAAGCCGAAGACGCTCACCGGCGGCGCCTACGACTACAAGGCGATGGCGACGTACACCGAGCAGTACTGGAAGAACTACAACCCGGCGTACCGCAAGTACAACGCGGCCGGCGGCGACTGCACCAACTACCTCAGCCAGGGCCTCCTGGCGGGCGGCTGGAAGCAGATCTCCACGGTCACGCCCGAGGAGTACGACACCTGGTACTACGCGTCGAACGGCACGGCCGACGCCTGGATCGGCGTCAACGAGTGGTCCTGGTTCACCCAGACCGCCAAGCGGACCACCGCGCTCGCGAACGTCTACCAGATGGACATCGGTGACGTCCTCCAGGTGGACTTCAACGCGGACGGGGACAAGGACCACTCCATGATGACGACCTACCGCAGCTCCAGCGGCGTCCCGTACCTGACGTACCACGACGCGGACACCTACCGCCGTTCGGTCGCGAGCATCATCGCCTCGTACCCGACCGCGAGCTACTACGCCTACCGCACCTGAGCCGCCCGGCCCGATCGGGCCGCGCCAGGTGTCAGCCGGCGCCCTTCCCGTCCGTGTCGTCCGTCGCGTCCGTCGCGTCCGTCGCGTTCGTCGCGTTCGTCTCGGATTCGGGGAGGGCGTCGGCCCGCGTCAGTTTCGCCATCCCCACCCCGGCCTTGCGCCGCATCTCGCGTTCCGACTCCTCCGGGTGGCGGGCGCGCCAGTACGGGTTGTCGTGCGGCAGCGCCGAACCGACTCTGCCGTACATCCCGAACGTCATCAGCAGGATGCCGACGACAAAGCTGAACAGCACGTTCTGGATGCGGAACGCCAGGAAGTTGGAGTCGGTGTCCAGCAGGGCCATGTTGCCGAAGCCGCTCAGGATGAACAGGATGCCCAGCGTCATGTTCAGCGTGGAGGCGAAGTTGCCGCCGATCACCATGCCGACGAGCAGCAGCAGCCCCACGGCGACCGACAGGACGCTCAGCGTGCCGTTGGTACTCAGCCCCGCGACCTCGTCGCCGCGGGTGTCGAACCAGCCCACCTTGTCGATGAGGCCCAGGATGCCGAAGACGAGCAGGAACAGACCCATCAGGCCGGCCCCGAACCGGTAGACCCTGCTGAGGCGGTGGTCGACGGGAAGATGCTCGTCGATCCTGATCCGCCGCCGGGGACTTGCGTGCCGGCCCTTCGGACGCGCTGAGTGCGTGGCATGCGTGGCCATGTCCGCCTCCCATCGGGTTCGGGTGCGAGCGGAGGCCTGCGTACCCCTTCAGCATCCGACGGGGGGCTCGGACGGGCAACCCAGCGGTGGTCGTCCACTCGGGCAGGGCGCACTCAGCCTGTCCGGCGTGTGAGGCCAAGCGCACTCAGCCTGTCCGGCGTTTGAGGACGAGCCCGAAGGGCGATCGAGGGGGTCTGGGGGCGCAGCCCCCAGGGATGGGACGGGTAGGGGCGGCGGGGGCGAAAGAGATCAGGCCCCCGCCCCGCGCTCCTTGCGGATCAGGTCCACCACCCGGGCCACGTTCTGCCGCACCGCCTCGGTCTCCGTCAGGAAGTGCCAGTAGTCGGGGTGACGGCCCTCCAGCGTCGCTATCGCGCGCTCCAGCCGGGCGACCGAGTCGTCCAGCGGCCGGGCGTGCCGCGGGTCGGGCGTGGAACGGCCGGCCATGGCGAGGCGCTGGGCGTCCCGGATCGCGAACCGGGTCCGGTCGATCTCCTGCTGCGAGTCCTTCTGCACCGCGTTCAGCCGCCGCAGCCGGTCGCCCGCCGCCGAGACCGCCTCGTCGCTGTGGTTCAGCAACGCCCGTACGGTCGACAGCAGCGAGGTCGCGTCCGGCCAGCGCTGGGCGTCCCGCGCGGCCCGCGCCTCACGCAGCTTCAGCTGGGCCTGCTCGACGTCCCGCGCGACCTGGTCCGGCACCTGCTGGAGGTCCTGCCAGCAGGCCGCCACGAACCGCCGCCGCAGCTCGCTCAGTATCTGCGGCACCTGCCCCGCCCGGGTGCCCAGCGCCTCCGCGCGGGTCCGCAGCGACACGAGCCGGTGGTCGATCTCGGCGGCCTTCTCCGGCAGCCGCTCGGCCTCCGTCCGCACCGCCTCCGCCTCGCGTACGACCCGGTCGGCACGCTCCAGCGTCTCCCGTACGCCGTGCTGTCCCGCCCCCTGGTTGAGCTTGGTCAGCTCGGGCGCGAGGGCGGCGAGCCGGGCGGCGAGATCGTCGGCCGTGAGCCCCGAACCCCGTACGGCGTCCAGGGCGTTGGAGGCGGCGAGCAGCCCCTGTCGGGCGCGCTCCACCGCCGGGACAAGCCGGGCCAGCTGGGTCTCGGCCGTGCCGAGCAGCGGCCCGAGCCCCTGCGCGAAACGGTCCAGCTCCTGCTTGACCCGCCCCAGCTCGTCCTTGGCGGCGGTCAGCTCGGTCCGGGCCCGGGTGGCGACGGACGCCTCCAGGTCGTCCCGGTCCAGGTCGTGGGCGTCGACGGCGTTGATGTACTGGTGGCTGGCCTCGTCGATCCGCCGCCCCAGCGCCTCGAAACCGGAGACGGCCTGCCGGGCGGCGGGGGAGTCGTCCACCGCCGTGATCGTCTCTATCGAGATGCGCAGATCCCGCTGGGCGGTGTCCAGCTCGTAGAACGCGGCCGCCGCCGCGTCCTTCGCCGCCTGCGCCTCGGCCCGCTGGCTCTCCGCCCGCCCGCCGAACCACCGCCGGGTGCCGCCCCCGGCGAACGCGGCGGGCAGCACCAGCGCGGCGAGAAGGGGCAGGGCGAGGAGGGCGACGGCGTCCCGGCCCGCCGAGCGGCGGACCCGCCGGGGGCGGGGCGTAGGGCTGTCGGCCGTGCGGGGCGCGCGGCTGTGGGGTTCCGGCGATGGCGCGCGGCCGGGGGGTTCGGGCCGTGGTGCGCGGCTTTCGGGTTCTTGTCGTGGTGCACGGCTGTGGGGTAGTTGTGCGCTCGGCACACTCGGCGTGTACGGCTCTGCAGGTGTCGCCGTCACATCCCTCTCCCGTGCTGTCATCCACCCTGGCCGGTTGCCATTCTCCCACCGGTCAAGGACGAAAACACGGGTCGATCGGTTCGCTGTTCGCCGTGAGGGGCTCAGCCCACGTTCCGCACGGTGACCGAGCCGTCCTTCGTGCCCGCCCTGACACTAACCCCCGGTTATAGGTTTGCGGGGCACGCCGTCGGGCAATGTAGGCTGTCGGCTCGTACTCGGGTGCGTAGCTCAGGGGTAGAGCGCCTGCCTTACAAGCAGGATGTCGGCGGTTCGAAACCGTCCGCGCCCACCAGTAGGTGACGAAGACCCCGGCCGTGATCGGCCGGGGTCTTCGCGTGTCAGGAACCGCGGGCGTGCTTCAGCCGGGTCCGGGCGTCGACCTTCTCCTCGGTGGCTACCTCCGCCCAGAAGCGGTGGCAGCTCACGAACACCGCCAGTTCGCGCTCCCGCTCGCGGAGCTTCTCCACCTCGGCCTGCTCGTCGGGCGTCCAGCCCGGCGAGGCGGGGCGCTCGACCTTCCGCCAGCCGTTGTCGTCACTGAAACCGTCCAGGGGCTCGACCGACCAGGGCAGCCGCTTCAGCAGCGCCAGGAGCTCGGCCCGGACCTGATGCAGCTCCTCCTGACCGGCGAGGAGGTCACTGGGGAAGTCATAGGTCTTAGCCACGCGGCAATGCTACGCCTGTTCGATTTTGGGATGCGAGTTCCTTCTGTCACTTCGGGCACGGCTTCACACGGACGGGTGGATGGGACGGAGGGGGACCTTGGGGAACCGCTGATGCACTGAAGGTGGACCTTGAGGGCTTCGGTATCTTCACGCCATGACCCTCGACGATCTCCGTGTCTTCGTCGCCGTCTGCCGGGCCGGGAGCCTCAGTGCGGTGGCCCGGGAGCTGGGGTGCACCCAGTCGGCGGTGAGTCAGCATGTGCGCCGGCTGGAGCGGGAGACCGGGGTCGCACTCGTGGAGCGGCAGGCCCGCGGGGTCGTGCCGACCCGGGCCGGGCGGGTGCTCCAGGAGGCGGCGGCCGAGGGCATCACCGGGCTCGACCTCGCACTGCGCCGACTGGCCGAGACGGTGCGCGGCGACGGCGGGGTCGTACGGATCGCCACCGGCGGCACCACCGTGCGGCACTTCATGGCGCAGGGCATCGTCGACTTCCGGCGCTCGTATCCGGACGTGGGCCTGGAGTTCCAGACCGTACGGTCGAGCGCCGGGTGTCACGACGCGCTGGCCGACCCGTCCCGGGACCTCGACCTGTCGTGGCTGACCCTCGGGCCCGCCGTCCGGGGCATCGAACAGCGGGCCGTGGCGGAGCTGCCCTGGGTGCTCGCCGTACGCGCCGACGACGAACTCGCCGGACGGGAGTGGGTGGAGGGCAAGGAGCTGGACGGGATGCGGCTCATCGGACTGCCGGAGAACTCCACCTCCTACGCCCACCTCGACGGCGCCTACCGCGAGTTGGGCATCAGCGTCAGTCACTCCGGCGCCGGTGTGGCCGACTGGGACACCGCGATCCTCCTCACCGAACTCGGCGTCGGCCACGCCGTGGTCCCCGCGCTCCCCGGCTGGACCGGCCCCGGCCACCCCGGGCTGCGCTTCGTCCCGGTCCCCGATCTGCCGCCGCTCACCGTCGGCTGGGCCGTACGGTCCTGGGAGGCGCTGTCACCGCCGGCCCGCGCCTTCGCCGACACGGTGGCCCGGCACGCGGTGCGGGTGGGAGGTGGGGTGCGGGCGGTCGAGGGGTGAACTCGCGTCGCTGCGACGCGGGTTCAGCTGGTGGAGAGGTGTTTGGCCGGGGCCGGGCGCGATGGGTCGGCTCAGTGGCCCGCCGCCCGCAGCCCCTCCACCACCTTGGCCGCCACCGGGACCGATACGCCGTGGCGGTCCGCCGCGCGGAGCAACGCGGCTCCGATCGCGTCCAGTTCGAGGGGGCGGCCGGCCTCGGCGTCGCGCTGCATGGAGGACTTCATGGCGGGCGGGAAGGCGTCGTAGCGGCGCAGGGCCTCGGCCGGGTCCACGGGGGCGCCGGAGGCCGCGCTGACGGCCGCCGTCTCCTCGACCAGGGCGGTCAACTCCGCACGGTGGCGCGTACGGACCTCGCCGAGGGGCAGGCCGTAACGGGTCGTCAGCAGCGCGAACGGGGCCAGGAACGACATCTTCGCCCACAGTGCCGCCGTCTCGTCCCCCAGGACCCGGGTGCCCACGCCGGACCATTCCAGCGCTCCGGCAAGGGAGTTGAGGCGTCCTCGCGGGACCGTGTCGCCGGTCAGGTCGACCTCCGCGAAGGGGCTGCCGTGCTCGATGACGCCCGGGGCCACGCGGGTCGACTCGACGCGGATGGTGGCCGGGGCGATGTGCGCGGCCTCGCCGTAGTGGGCGCGGAGGAAGGCCGGGTGCTCGACACCGTTCAGGAACGGGACGACCAGCGTGTCGGCGCCGAGCGCCGCCGCGGGGAGCCGGTCCAGGGCCGCCTCCAGAGTCGTGTGCTTTACGGCGATCAGGACCGCGTCGACCGGTTCGCGGAGCTCGGCCGCGGTCTCCACTCGGGCGGTGAACTCCCCGAAGCGGGCGCTCCTGACCTGGATGCCGTCCTTCTCCAGCGTGCTCGCCGTCTCCTCCCCGGCCAGGCAGATCACGCGGTTCCCGGCGCGGCCCAGCAGCGCGGCGAGCAGGCCGCCCACGCCGCCCGGGCCCAGTACCGCCACCGTGAGCCGTTCGTTCGTCATGGTCCCCTCGTTTCTGTCGGTCGAGCCGGCGCTCGGTGATGATCACAAAGGGTGGAGGGCCGAGTCAATCCTCGGGGGAACTTGCTGATGCCCAAGGATGTGCTTGGTGAGGGCCATGACCTGCGCGGTCGGCCTGGGATTGGGCGGGGATGCGCGCGAGACTGTTTCCATGTGCCGCAGCATCAAGACTCTCCGACCGCCCGTCCTCCCCGAAGAGGCCACCGAGGACGACATCCGTGCCGCCGCCCTGCAGTACGTCCGCAAGGTCTCCGGCTTCCGTGCGCCCGCCGCGCACAACCGGGAGGTGTTCGAGCGGGCGGTGGACGCGGTCGCCGAGGCCACGGCGGAGTTGTTGGCGGGGTTGGAGGTACGGGGCGCCACCCGAAGGGCCGGGTAGGTTTTCGCCCCCGCCGCCCCTACCCGTCCCATCCCCAGGGGCTGCGCCCCTTCGACCCCGGGGTGCTTTGGGTGGGTGGGTTGGTCGTGGGTGGGGGGTGGTGTGGGGTGTGGGGTGTGTGCGGGTGGGTGGGGGCTGGTCGCGCAGTTCCCCGCGCCCCTTTAGGGGCGCGAGCAACCACAACGCGCCTGCACCCGCCCGACAACGCACACCCCGAGCTCGACCGCGTGCGGGGTCGAAGGGGCGGCGGCGTCAGCCGCTCAGGCGGGGCCGGCGCATGAAGTACGCCGCCCCCGCCCCCGCGCCGAAGAGCGCGGCCACGGAGACGGCCGTCGCCAGCCACGTCGGGCCGAGCCACTGCGCGCCGAGGTAGCCGAGGGCGACGCTGTACGCGGCCCAGGCGACCCCGGCCACCGCCGACCAGGGGAGGAAGTCGCGGGCGCGATGCCGGGCCGCGCCCGCGCCGAGGGAGACGACGGAGCGGCCGGCGGGGGCGAAGCGGGCGACGACGACCAGGAGACCGCCGCCCCGGGCGAGCGCCGCGCCGAGACGTTCCTGCGCGGTCGTCAGGCGCCGGGAGCGGGCGATGGCGCGGTCGAGACGCGCGCTGCCCCGCCAGGCCAGCCGGTACGCCACGAGATCACCGAGCACGGACGCGGTCGCCGCGGAGAGCATCAGCACCAGGATGTCGGGGACCTCGCGAGGCATCGCGCCCGCCGCCGTCTCGGCCGCGGCCGCCGTGGCCGCCGCGACGACCAGGACACCGCTCGGCAGGACCGGGAGGAACACGTCCAGCACGATGGACACGCCCACGACGGCGTAGATCCATGGGCCGGCGGTCAGCCAACCCAGACTCTCAAACACCGAACACTCTCCTGTTGTCCCCCGACGTCACGGCGACCCGTGACAGCCGAACAGCGTACGCCCCGGGTACGACACACGGCTCACAGGGGCTCATGTGTCTGTCACGCCGTGTTCATTCGGACTGCTCGGCGACAGCGTCCGAGTGGGAGTGACGGGGGATCAGGGAGAACAGGGGAGTCAGGGGGGGGCGATCGGGGACGGGCCGCCGGGGCGCGTGGCACCCCGGCGGCCCGTTTCGTGCGACCGGCGATCGGGCCGGGGCAGACCGAAGCGGCCCGGCCCGGGATCAGGCCGCCACGGGCGCCTTGTCCTTGGCGGTCCTGTCCGCGGACGCGGCCTGGCGCTTGCCGAGGAGCTGGTCGAGGCCGAGCGCGCCCGAGCCGGTGAAGATCAGCAGGAACATGGCCCAGGAGTAGAGGGCCGCGCCCTCACCGCCGTTCTCGACCGGCCACAGGGCCTGCGGCTGGTGGACCTTGAAGTACGCGTAGGCCATGGCGCCCGAGGCGATGAACGCCGCGAAGCGGGTGCCGAGGCCGAGGAGGACCAGGGCGCCGCCGACGAGTTCGATGACGCCCGAGTACCAGCCGGGCCAGGTGCCGGCGGAGACGGTGCCGCCCTGTCCGTCCGCGCCGCCCAGGACGCCGAAGAGCTTCTGGGCGCCGTGGCAGGTGAAGAGCAGGCCGATGACGATACGGAAGAGACCGAGGGCGTATGGCTGGGCGCTGTTGAGGCGTCCGGTCATTGTGGGGGACTCCTTCGGTAGTGACCCGGTCCTTGTGGGACCAGTGGGGACGGTTATTACCGGTGAGTCACCAACGTAGGCAGGCCTAATCGATACTTGCAAGTTCAACTTCTGGCCAGCTCTTCATCTCTGCTGAAGCGGCCTTTTCGTATGTCGTCGCACGTAGAACCGCCCGCGCCACGGCATCCGCGTCCGAGAGTGTGACCGAATCCACTCCCGGTCGGGCGCCCGCCGCCGTCACCCAGTGCACGCCCTCCGTGGGTACGCCGAAGGCGAACCGCCGTGGGTGCGCGGCACCCTGACGGTTGATCAGACGGTACGGCCGTGGTGTTACGTCCAGCCCACCCGTCTCGTAACCATCCACCCGGTGCGGGCGGCATCCGCCCGTCCGCAGCAGTCCGGCGAGCAGTTCGTCGGCGGTCCTGCGCAGGTCCGGCTCCGGGAGGCGGGCCTCGACGACCGTGGTCACCCGGACCGCCGAGCCCGGCACGTCGGGCGAGTGTGCCAGCCAGGTCCCGTCCTCCGGCCGTACCTCAAGGCGCGGGCCGAGCACCGTCAGGACGCCCGCCTCGATCAGCGCGGACATCTCCTCGATACGGCTGCGGGGCGGGCCGATGGACAGGAACGCGTTCAACGGCGTGTACCAGCGGTCCAGATGCTCCCGGCGCGACGCGCCGGCCAGCCCGCCGTGGTCCACGATCAGCCGCAGCTCGTTCCGCAGGTCCCGCAGCACGTCCAGCGCCGCCTTCACCGGCCCCTCGACGTTCCCGAGCGCGGCTTGCGCGGCGTCCTCCCGCAGATACCCCAGCAGCCAGCCCCGCCAGTCCTCCGGGCCCGCGAACTCCCGTCCCGTATACGGCCGCGAAACCCGGCCCCACGACCAGCGCTCGGCCTCCGCGACCCCGAACTCGTCCAGAACGGCGGCCTCTTGGGCGGAACGATGGGGCGCGGCGAGGAAACGGTCGCGGAAGGCGCGGCGGGACGCGTCGTCGGCGGGACCGTCGCAGGGGGCGTCGAGGAGCTCGCACGACGGGCCGTGAAGCGACTGGTGCGGCATATCGCCACGCGTACGGCCACGCGGACCGCCCTGGGAATCGCTGCCGGAAGCGCTGCCGGAATCGCTACGGGAATCGCTGCCGGAATCGCTACGGGAATCGCTGCGGGGATCGCTACGGCAATCGTTGCGGGGATCGCGGCACGTGGCCGAATCCGAGGCCCCCAACACCCCCTCGTAGTAAACCGTTTCGACCTCCTTCGCCACCAACGGCCATATCTCCGCGAGGAAGTCGGGCGCCTCCCCGGAGTCCGAGCGTTTGCGGAGGCCGGCGATCACCTCGGGGGTCAGGACGAGCGGGGTGTGGCGGCCGTAGGGGCCCTTGGCGTTGTCGCCGCGCGCCTGGTAGGGGACGCCGCGCCGGGAGCCCGCGTAGAGGCGGGGCTCGCGGCCGGAGGGGACGTACCGCAGACGCCGCTTCTCCCGGGACCGGTCGTCGCGATCGTCGCCGTCGTCGTGTACGAAGCGGCCGCCCCGGCCGGTCGTCAGCAGGGCCATGTGGTCGAAGAAGTTGAGGCCGAGACCGCGCAGGAGGACCGGTTCGCCGGGGGCTACGGGGGAGAGGTCGAGGTCGGCCGGATTGGCGGGCGGGAAGTGGCGCAGGCCGTGGCGGGCGGCGTACGCGGTCAGGTCCCGTTCCGCCCGGTCCGGGACCGTGGGGAGATGGCCCTGGGCGAGGACCACGGCGGCGAGGCGGGTGAGGACGCGGCCGGTGGCGAGGGTGAGCCGCTGGGCGCCGTCGGGGGCGTCGTCGAGGCGGACCGCCCGGGTGCCGTGGACCTCGACCCGGATCTCGGGCGGCGCGCCGCGCACCACCTCGGCGAAGACCCACTCCAGATAGCGCCCGTACTGGGCCCGCGTCGGATAGTCGTCGGGTCCCAACTGGCCCGGCCCATCCGCCCCGCCCGACTCCCCACTCGCCCACTCGTACAGGCTCGGGCCCGGACGTATCGGGCCCGAGCAGTCCACGCTCTCGTCGGTGAAGAGGGTGACCTGGGAGGCCACGGTGTTCATCAGCAGGTGGGGGGACTGGGCGGTGCGCCACACCCGGCCCGGCCCCGGTGGCGCGGGGTCGATGACGTGGACGGTCAGACGGGTGCCGGGGCGGAGCAGTTCGGGGGCGGAGGCGCAGAGACGTTCCAGGACGCTGGTGCCGCGCGGGCCGGCGCCGACGAGAGCGATACCGATGTCACTGATCCCTGAGAAACCTGGAATGTCCGACAAGGGGGTAACTCCCGTGCGAGTGGGGCGCAACGTGGGGCGCGGTGCGGCGACCGCCCGCCGGGAAGCGGACGGTCCGCCTCATCATGCCGTCGCACACCACGGGAGAAGAGCCCTGGGACCGATCAGGCGCGCCCGGTGTGGGATGCCTCACGAGCATCTCGGACAACAGGGGCAACAACCGTGTGCAATGGGTGCATTAGGGGGTGAGAGCCGACTCGGTCGCCGTCTCCAGTCGTGCCTTTCCGCCGTTCCGCGCCCGCGCCCGGTCGAGCCGTAGCCGGGCCGAACGGCCCTGCAGCGTCAGCGTCATGAGGTGGTTGCCGAACCAGGGGCCGCCCGTCCTGCGCCAGTCGATCGAGGGCCGCGCTCCCCGCCCGTGCCGCCCGAACCACCGGCCGAGGGCCCGCCCCGTGCCGCTCCAGCCGAAGCGGAAGCCGAGCTTTATGGAGAGCGGGATGGAGTTGTGCACGGGCGAGCAGGTGAGTTGGAGGACGCGGGCGTCGGGGCCGCCCGGATCACCGTCGGGGGCACGGCCCGAATCACCGCCGGAGCCCCCCGGATGACCGCCCGCGTCGCCCTCCGGCCACGACGGTTCGGCGATGTACGCGTGGTGCACGTCCCCGGAGAGCACGAGCACGGTCGCCGGGGCGTCCGCGCCCGAACCCGCCTCGGCGATCAGCCGGGTCAGGCCCTCGAAGGAGGCGGGGAAGGCCGCCCAGTGCTCCAGGTCGGCGCGCTGCCGCAGGTCCTCCCCGAACCGCGCCCAGCGGTCCCCGCGCTCGCCCCGGCAGAGCGCGGCGCTCCAGGCCTCGGCGTCGTGCACGAGGTGGGGCAGCAGCCAGGGCAGGGACGTACCGATGAGGAGATGGTCGTACGAGCCCCGCGCGTCCAGCGCCTGGGTGCGCAGCCACTCCGTCGCGTCGGGGTTCAGCATCGAGCGGTTCCCCTCGTCGAGGACGCGCGCGGCCCGGGTGTCGAGCATCAGAACACGTACGCGCCCGAAGTCCCGCCGATAGCTCCAGCGGACCGAGGCCGGGTCCTGGTCGGCTTGGGAGGCGTGGGCGCGCAGCGCGTCCGTACCGTCCGGGGTGGCGCGTACGGCGGCGTGGACCGGGTCGGCGGCCAGTTCGGCGGGGGAGAGGTTGCCGAGGTGCTGGTGGACCCAGTACGACATCAGGCCGCTCAGGATGCGCTCGCGCCACCAGGGGGTGGTCCGCATGTCGGCGAGCCAGGCCTCGCTGGTGTTCCAGTCGTCTATGACGTCGTGGTCGTCGAAGATCATGCAGCTGGGGACGGTGGAGAGCAGCCAGCGGATCTCGGGGTCGAGCCAGGACTCGTAATAGAGGTGGGTGTACTCCTCGTAGTCCGCCACCTGGTCGCCCGGCGGGTCCGTCAGGTTCCGGCGGGCGGCCAGCCACTGGCGGGTGGCCTTGGAGGTCTCGTCCGCGTACACCTGGTCGCCCAGGAGGAGGAGTACGTCGGGGCGCTCGGCGCCCGGTTCGGCGGCCAGGTGGGCCGCCAGGGTGTCCAGGGCGTCCGGGCCCACCGGGTCCGGTTCGCCGGCGGGCGGCGCGGCCCAGCGGCAGGAGCCGAAGGCGACCCGGACGGTGTCGCCCTCGGCCGGGGTGCGGATCTCGGAGGGCGGGAAGGCCGAGCCGGGCTCGGGCCACACGGGCGTGCCGTCCAGCAGGATGTCGTACGCCGATGCCGTGCCCGGCGTGAGTCCCGTCACCGGGACGAGCGCGTAGTGGTGGCCGGCGATCTGGAAGGTGCGGGCCTCGCCGCCCCCGCCGCCGGCGCAGCGCACCTCGGCGACGCAGGGACGGCTCGCCTCGACCCATACGGTCGCGGACGAGCCGTCCACATATCTCAGCAGTGGTCCCAGGCGCAGCCCCGCCATCGGTGATCACCCTCCTCCGTCGCCCCGTACGGTACGGAACGACGGAGGCCGGCGGGGAGGTTCCGGGTCACAACTTGGGGCTGGTTCAGCAGCTGGCCAGGTAGCTGGTGAGCGCGCTCTTCTCGGCCGAGTCGACGGAGAGGTCGTAGTAGTACTTCACCTGGACCCAGGCGCGGACGTACGTGCAGCGGTAGGACGTGACCGAGGGCATCCACTCGGCCGGGTCCTGGTCGCTCTTCGACTGGTTCACGTTGTCCGTGACGGCGATGAGCTGCGGGCGGGTCAGGTCGTTGGCGAAGGCCTGACGGGTGGCGCTGCTCCAGCTGTCGGCGCCGGAGTCCCAGGCCTCGGCCAGCGGCACGAGGTGGTCGATGTCGAGGTCGGAGGCGGCGGTCCAGGTGGCGCCGTCGTAGGGGGAGTACCAGGAGCCGCTGGTGGCGGCGCAGGCGGAGCTGGTGACGACGTTCGAACCGTCGCGCTTGAGGACCGTCTCGCGGGTGTTGCAGGTGCCGCTGATGGTGATCCAGTGGTTGAACAGGTCCCGGTTGTACCCGGTGCGGTCCTCGGTCGCCACGGTCAGGCTCGCGAGGTAGGTACGGGCGGTGGCGGCGCTGACGGGGGTGGGCAGCGCGGCGGAGGCGGTCGGAGCGTTGAAGAGCGCGACGGAGGCTATCAATCCGCTGAGCGCCGCGAGTATGCTGACTCGTCGACGCGCGTAGAACCTGCGCATGGGAACTCCTTGTGGGGCCGGGGGTGTTGGGGCGCGAGCGATTGAAGGGTCGCGTCGCTGTGTTACCGGCGGATGTGCGTCTGGTGAGAAGCTAATGACGTGTGCATGACACGACAAGGGTTGCGTCGTGATTGATGGGCGCGTAGGGGGTGGGGGCGCTTGGGTTGTGGTGCGGGTGCGGGTGCGTCGTGGTTGCTCGCGCAGTTCCCCGCGCCCCTAAAAGACCAGGCCCCACTCACCCGCAGCCGCCACACGACCCGGCGCCCCGATCCCCTAGGCGACCCGCGTATCATGGGCCGCGCAGAAGGGGAGTAGCTCTTCGCCGGACCGTCGACATACTGCTCAGCTCGTCTGAGCCGGCGCCCGGAGGCAGGTCCCGTGATTCGGGACCGGCCAGCGAGACCTTCGGCAAGCAGTGCACCCATGACCGTGTGCTGCCGTGCCGAGGTGTCGCGACAGCGGATGATTTCTCTCGGTGGG
Encoded proteins:
- a CDS encoding amidase domain-containing protein — protein: MRSRTLSLAGSTLTAAVLASALLPVTAATAAASTPKVTSATKDAFGRVADNVLTDRTAVLLGGKAARKSLKPTGGVKLSAAQKKAEDGKLSALKGTRSRLAGLGEAYTSADTKVTVDSAKVKGKKATVEVTETTTLKYKKIRGDEPASTGFEAHHVLTFTATAGTWQLTAMRSTDGGAPRINEPVVPAADAKLSRTPMAVINAPKAATTRNPAAKPKTLTGGAYDYKAMATYTEQYWKNYNPAYRKYNAAGGDCTNYLSQGLLAGGWKQISTVTPEEYDTWYYASNGTADAWIGVNEWSWFTQTAKRTTALANVYQMDIGDVLQVDFNADGDKDHSMMTTYRSSSGVPYLTYHDADTYRRSVASIIASYPTASYYAYRT
- a CDS encoding DedA family protein: MFESLGWLTAGPWIYAVVGVSIVLDVFLPVLPSGVLVVAAATAAAAETAAGAMPREVPDILVLMLSAATASVLGDLVAYRLAWRGSARLDRAIARSRRLTTAQERLGAALARGGGLLVVVARFAPAGRSVVSLGAGAARHRARDFLPWSAVAGVAWAAYSVALGYLGAQWLGPTWLATAVSVAALFGAGAGAAYFMRRPRLSG
- a CDS encoding DoxX family protein, with translation MTGRLNSAQPYALGLFRIVIGLLFTCHGAQKLFGVLGGADGQGGTVSAGTWPGWYSGVIELVGGALVLLGLGTRFAAFIASGAMAYAYFKVHQPQALWPVENGGEGAALYSWAMFLLIFTGSGALGLDQLLGKRQAASADRTAKDKAPVAA
- a CDS encoding DUF4383 domain-containing protein codes for the protein MATHATHSARPKGRHASPRRRIRIDEHLPVDHRLSRVYRFGAGLMGLFLLVFGILGLIDKVGWFDTRGDEVAGLSTNGTLSVLSVAVGLLLLVGMVIGGNFASTLNMTLGILFILSGFGNMALLDTDSNFLAFRIQNVLFSFVVGILLMTFGMYGRVGSALPHDNPYWRARHPEESEREMRRKAGVGMAKLTRADALPESETNATNATDATDATDDTDGKGAG
- a CDS encoding ketopantoate reductase family protein, producing the protein MTNERLTVAVLGPGGVGGLLAALLGRAGNRVICLAGEETASTLEKDGIQVRSARFGEFTARVETAAELREPVDAVLIAVKHTTLEAALDRLPAAALGADTLVVPFLNGVEHPAFLRAHYGEAAHIAPATIRVESTRVAPGVIEHGSPFAEVDLTGDTVPRGRLNSLAGALEWSGVGTRVLGDETAALWAKMSFLAPFALLTTRYGLPLGEVRTRHRAELTALVEETAAVSAASGAPVDPAEALRRYDAFPPAMKSSMQRDAEAGRPLELDAIGAALLRAADRHGVSVPVAAKVVEGLRAAGH
- a CDS encoding FAD/NAD(P)-binding protein translates to MSDIPGFSGISDIGIALVGAGPRGTSVLERLCASAPELLRPGTRLTVHVIDPAPPGPGRVWRTAQSPHLLMNTVASQVTLFTDESVDCSGPIRPGPSLYEWASGESGGADGPGQLGPDDYPTRAQYGRYLEWVFAEVVRGAPPEIRVEVHGTRAVRLDDAPDGAQRLTLATGRVLTRLAAVVLAQGHLPTVPDRAERDLTAYAARHGLRHFPPANPADLDLSPVAPGEPVLLRGLGLNFFDHMALLTTGRGGRFVHDDGDDRDDRSREKRRLRYVPSGREPRLYAGSRRGVPYQARGDNAKGPYGRHTPLVLTPEVIAGLRKRSDSGEAPDFLAEIWPLVAKEVETVYYEGVLGASDSATCRDPRNDCRSDPRSDSRSDSGSDSRSDSGSASGSDSQGGPRGRTRGDMPHQSLHGPSCELLDAPCDGPADDASRRAFRDRFLAAPHRSAQEAAVLDEFGVAEAERWSWGRVSRPYTGREFAGPEDWRGWLLGYLREDAAQAALGNVEGPVKAALDVLRDLRNELRLIVDHGGLAGASRREHLDRWYTPLNAFLSIGPPRSRIEEMSALIEAGVLTVLGPRLEVRPEDGTWLAHSPDVPGSAVRVTTVVEARLPEPDLRRTADELLAGLLRTGGCRPHRVDGYETGGLDVTPRPYRLINRQGAAHPRRFAFGVPTEGVHWVTAAGARPGVDSVTLSDADAVARAVLRATTYEKAASAEMKSWPEVELASID
- a CDS encoding LysR family transcriptional regulator, which encodes MTLDDLRVFVAVCRAGSLSAVARELGCTQSAVSQHVRRLERETGVALVERQARGVVPTRAGRVLQEAAAEGITGLDLALRRLAETVRGDGGVVRIATGGTTVRHFMAQGIVDFRRSYPDVGLEFQTVRSSAGCHDALADPSRDLDLSWLTLGPAVRGIEQRAVAELPWVLAVRADDELAGREWVEGKELDGMRLIGLPENSTSYAHLDGAYRELGISVSHSGAGVADWDTAILLTELGVGHAVVPALPGWTGPGHPGLRFVPVPDLPPLTVGWAVRSWEALSPPARAFADTVARHAVRVGGGVRAVEG
- a CDS encoding DUF2277 domain-containing protein, translating into MCRSIKTLRPPVLPEEATEDDIRAAALQYVRKVSGFRAPAAHNREVFERAVDAVAEATAELLAGLEVRGATRRAG